From the genome of Sulfitobacter sp. DSM 110093, one region includes:
- a CDS encoding IS5 family transposase, with amino-acid sequence MSDLFWLSDAQMARLEPYFPKSHGKPRVYDQRVLSGIIFINRNGLRWHDAPKEYGPNKTLYNRWKRWSDKGIFTQMMAGLAAQHGEKNTVMIDATYLKAHHTASSLSAKKGGRGRLIGRTKGGMNTKLHAICDSQGRPINFFVSAGQVSDYSGAKALLSSLPDVDWLLGDRGYDADWFREALEDKGIRSCIPGRKQRKIPVKYDKRRYKRRNRIEIMFGRLKDWRRVAIRYDRCPRVFGSAIALAAIGMFWR; translated from the coding sequence ATGTCTGATCTCTTCTGGCTGAGCGACGCACAGATGGCGCGTCTGGAACCCTATTTCCCGAAATCCCACGGTAAGCCGCGCGTCTACGACCAGCGCGTTCTTAGTGGAATTATCTTCATAAACCGCAATGGATTACGGTGGCATGATGCGCCGAAAGAGTATGGTCCAAACAAGACTCTATACAACCGTTGGAAGCGGTGGAGCGACAAGGGCATCTTTACGCAGATGATGGCTGGCCTGGCAGCTCAGCACGGCGAGAAGAATACAGTGATGATCGATGCGACCTATCTGAAAGCCCATCACACCGCGTCCAGCCTGAGCGCAAAAAAGGGGGGGCGTGGCCGCCTGATCGGTCGCACCAAGGGCGGCATGAATACGAAGCTGCATGCTATCTGCGACAGTCAGGGGCGCCCGATTAACTTCTTTGTCTCAGCCGGACAAGTCAGCGATTACAGCGGGGCGAAGGCGCTGCTCAGCAGCCTGCCGGACGTCGACTGGTTGCTCGGAGATCGCGGCTATGATGCAGATTGGTTCAGGGAAGCGTTGGAAGACAAAGGGATACGCTCCTGCATCCCCGGGCGAAAACAACGTAAGATCCCCGTCAAATATGACAAGCGCCGCTACAAACGCCGCAACCGCATTGAGATCATGTTCGGCAGGCTAAAGGACTGGCGTCGTGTCGCAATCAGATATGATAGATGCCCGAGGGTATTCGGCTCGGCCATAGCTCTCGCCGCAATCGGCATGTTCTGGCGATGA
- a CDS encoding IS110 family transposase, translating to MDKLTHSAIIGTDVSRDWLDIHCLPGGQRQRLPNTEEGHAQIADLAASLNALVCFEATGGQEWRLWSALDAAAIATRQLPPAQIKAFAASRGTRAKTDRIDAELIARFMVFRPDAGRNLPHEKIRVLRALVSKRGQLVETRKRLLAQVKAHGKLGSSDIFASMDDELKTLLDHQIADLEAQIEQAIAADETLAKTANILRSVPGIGPVASTMLIAEMPELGQISGEQAAALTGLAPIAHDSGAMRGKRAIAGGRRLLRHVMFQAALVASHHNPVLRIFADRLRNAGKSHKVIITAVARKLVTIVNALVKADQKWRTQSA from the coding sequence ATGGATAAGTTAACACACTCTGCGATCATCGGCACAGATGTCAGCCGCGATTGGCTGGATATTCACTGCCTGCCAGGCGGACAGCGACAGCGCCTGCCCAACACTGAGGAAGGCCACGCGCAGATTGCCGACCTGGCGGCTTCACTCAACGCGCTTGTGTGCTTTGAGGCGACTGGTGGGCAAGAATGGCGCTTGTGGTCTGCTCTGGATGCCGCAGCAATCGCGACACGGCAATTGCCACCCGCTCAGATCAAAGCCTTCGCCGCCAGCCGTGGCACACGCGCCAAGACGGACCGGATCGACGCGGAGCTTATCGCGCGGTTCATGGTCTTCAGACCTGATGCCGGGCGCAACCTGCCGCACGAAAAGATACGCGTTCTCAGAGCCTTGGTATCAAAACGCGGTCAGCTCGTGGAAACGCGGAAGCGACTTCTGGCGCAGGTCAAGGCGCATGGGAAGTTGGGGTCGTCTGACATATTTGCGAGTATGGATGATGAGTTGAAAACCCTTCTCGACCACCAAATAGCAGACCTTGAGGCTCAGATCGAACAGGCCATTGCGGCGGATGAAACGCTTGCCAAAACCGCCAACATCTTGCGCTCCGTTCCTGGCATTGGCCCTGTCGCCAGCACCATGTTGATCGCCGAGATGCCCGAACTCGGCCAAATCTCAGGCGAGCAGGCCGCAGCGCTCACGGGCCTTGCCCCCATTGCCCACGACAGCGGCGCGATGCGCGGCAAGCGTGCAATTGCCGGTGGTCGACGACTGCTTCGGCATGTCATGTTCCAAGCTGCCCTCGTTGCCAGCCATCACAACCCAGTCCTCAGAATCTTCGCCGATCGACTGCGCAACGCCGGAAAATCACACAAGGTTATCATCACAGCCGTTGCGCGAAAACTCGTCACAATCGTCAATGCGCTCGTGAAAGCAGATCAGAAATGGCGCACTCAGAGCGCTTGA
- a CDS encoding MFS transporter, with protein MPDRISPLILFRNQTFRSLWIAALASNFGGLVQAVGAAWLMTSLSDSQNMVALVQGSVALPIMIFSLLAGVFADNFDRRRVMLIAQSFMFGVSILLTFMAFEGWLTPWLLLAFTFSIGCGTALHNPSWQATMGDIVSREELPSAVSLNSMGFNLMRSIGPAAGGAIVALAGAAAAFAVNALSYVAIILALLRWKAPLRDTHLPREPMGSAFSAGLRYVAMSPNLMRVILRGFWFGLSAIALLALLPVVVRETLQATAFVYGIMLGCFGMGAVFGALANAGLRARFRNEMIARGGFVGFALSCAVLAVSAQPVLSGAALMLAGACWVLSLSMFNVTIQLSTPRWVVGRVIALYQTGTFGGMAAGSLIWGIVADRGGPETALAGASVMLLIGALIGLRLPLPEFSGLDLDPLNRFKEPDTRFDLSYRSGPVMVMVDYEIAQADVPEFLTAMSLRRRVRIRDGAQQWALLRDLHRPEHWSESYHVPTWGEYVRHNERRTNADAELSDQIRRLHRGDTPPEVHRMIERQTVPLRDDMQQKET; from the coding sequence TTGCCCGACCGCATTTCACCCCTGATCCTTTTCCGTAACCAGACCTTCCGCTCTTTGTGGATCGCCGCGCTGGCGTCGAACTTTGGCGGGCTGGTGCAGGCGGTTGGGGCCGCGTGGCTTATGACCTCACTGTCGGATTCGCAGAATATGGTGGCGCTGGTGCAGGGCTCGGTGGCGCTGCCAATCATGATCTTCTCGTTATTGGCGGGCGTCTTCGCCGACAATTTCGACCGCCGCCGGGTCATGTTAATCGCGCAGAGCTTTATGTTCGGCGTCTCGATCCTGCTGACCTTCATGGCGTTTGAGGGCTGGCTCACGCCTTGGCTACTTTTGGCTTTTACCTTTTCCATCGGCTGCGGCACGGCGCTGCATAACCCGTCATGGCAGGCCACCATGGGTGATATTGTCAGCCGAGAGGAACTGCCCTCGGCAGTGTCGCTGAACTCCATGGGGTTCAACCTGATGCGCAGTATCGGGCCAGCCGCGGGTGGGGCAATTGTTGCGCTTGCGGGGGCGGCGGCGGCCTTTGCCGTCAATGCGCTGAGCTATGTGGCGATCATTCTTGCCTTGCTTCGGTGGAAAGCGCCGCTGCGCGATACGCATTTGCCGCGTGAGCCGATGGGCAGCGCCTTCTCCGCCGGGCTGCGCTATGTGGCCATGTCACCCAATCTGATGCGGGTCATTTTGCGCGGTTTTTGGTTCGGGCTGTCGGCTATCGCGCTGCTGGCGCTTTTGCCGGTCGTGGTGCGCGAGACATTGCAGGCAACGGCTTTTGTCTATGGTATTATGCTGGGTTGTTTCGGCATGGGGGCGGTGTTTGGCGCGTTGGCGAACGCGGGGCTGCGGGCGCGGTTTCGGAACGAGATGATTGCGCGTGGCGGTTTTGTTGGCTTTGCCCTTAGCTGTGCCGTGCTGGCGGTAAGCGCGCAGCCCGTCCTGTCGGGTGCTGCGCTGATGCTCGCTGGCGCGTGCTGGGTGTTGTCGCTGTCGATGTTTAACGTGACGATCCAGCTTTCAACGCCGCGATGGGTTGTGGGCCGGGTAATCGCGCTTTATCAGACCGGCACCTTCGGGGGCATGGCGGCAGGCAGTCTGATCTGGGGGATCGTCGCCGACCGGGGCGGGCCGGAAACCGCGCTCGCCGGGGCCAGTGTGATGCTGCTGATTGGTGCGCTGATCGGTCTGCGGCTGCCGCTGCCCGAGTTTAGCGGGCTCGACCTTGATCCGCTCAACCGCTTCAAAGAGCCCGACACGCGGTTTGATCTTAGCTATCGCAGCGGGCCGGTGATGGTCATGGTTGATTATGAGATCGCGCAGGCGGATGTGCCGGAGTTTCTAACTGCGATGAGCCTCCGGCGTCGGGTACGCATCCGCGATGGTGCGCAGCAATGGGCGCTATTGCGTGATCTGCACCGACCAGAGCATTGGAGCGAAAGTTACCATGTGCCCACGTGGGGTGAATACGTCCGTCACAACGAGCGGCGGACCAATGCGGATGCAGAGCTATCGGATCAGATCAGGCGGCTACATCGAGGGGACACCCCGCCCGAAGTGCACCGTATGATCGAGCGCCAAACCGTGCCACTGCGCGACGACATGCAGCAAAAAGAGACGTAA
- a CDS encoding GntR family transcriptional regulator, which produces MESSSDRLSLETLVAAWEDTAPDGKGRPKYLRLSEAFTRCIQDGTFAPGGQLPGETEIAAALPIGLSTVQKGLSRLVEQGLIVRHRKRGSFIADARHQVPEVHVYRFRDPETGDWKMPYTRVVDIQCLPTAESGPLLIGFEAEQVIRIDRLVWVTGSQPAFGTMYLRCDHAEALLSRPLEELHGISYHRMLWEQFQIRTAKVRHEARADLLSRQACQYLDLAAPHVGMIWDAHEHDAQDRLQLIQRFELPRGHRPMELVESKPGF; this is translated from the coding sequence ATGGAAAGCTCTTCAGATAGACTATCCCTCGAGACCTTGGTCGCTGCATGGGAAGACACGGCCCCCGATGGCAAGGGCCGACCCAAGTACCTGCGTCTGAGCGAGGCGTTCACCCGGTGTATTCAGGATGGCACCTTCGCGCCCGGCGGCCAGCTTCCCGGCGAGACCGAGATTGCCGCCGCGCTGCCCATCGGCCTTTCCACGGTGCAAAAGGGCCTGTCGCGGTTGGTTGAGCAGGGGCTGATCGTGCGCCACCGCAAGCGCGGCAGCTTCATCGCGGATGCGCGCCATCAGGTGCCCGAGGTTCATGTCTACCGCTTCCGCGACCCCGAGACCGGCGACTGGAAGATGCCCTATACCCGGGTGGTCGATATCCAGTGCCTGCCCACCGCTGAATCCGGGCCGCTGCTCATCGGCTTCGAGGCCGAGCAGGTGATCCGCATCGACCGGCTGGTCTGGGTCACCGGATCGCAACCTGCCTTCGGCACCATGTACCTGCGCTGCGACCACGCTGAGGCACTGCTGTCGCGCCCCTTGGAGGAGCTGCACGGTATTTCCTACCACCGCATGCTCTGGGAGCAGTTCCAGATCCGCACCGCCAAGGTCCGCCACGAGGCGCGCGCCGATCTGCTGTCGCGACAGGCGTGCCAGTATCTCGACCTTGCCGCGCCTCATGTGGGGATGATCTGGGACGCTCATGAACATGACGCTCAAGACAGGCTGCAACTGATCCAACGCTTCGAATTGCCCCGGGGCCACCGCCCAATGGAACTGGTGGAAAGCAAACCGGGCTTCTGA
- a CDS encoding tripartite tricarboxylate transporter permease → MDLLLQYLVLGITSVFTAADGGLWLLPMGMVLTGVVIGILVGATPGLSGPFAMAIALPVLVSIFGYGNEALYPVLGCLLGIMKGATVGGAVPAILFNTPGTPDAFLTTVDGYPLAQKGQGRRAIQTAHFASVVGDNFSDLVLFIAAPVLAVAVERVLDLPEKSALIILSLCFMAAVVGKAPLKGLIGGLLGMFVSLVGTTMSGDGPRMTLGIPELGGGLPLTSCVLGVLVLSEVLIAVEDMCRDRAAAKGPVSAPEMGPRLSWGERWRMMPAILRGAGIGTMIGALPGIGTTTAATLSHDTARRRSKSPDSFGKGAIEGVVATESANSAVSGANLIPVMSLGIPGNFAAVFIILAVETIGDFAFGPQVFRFTPIKEIEGFDTIMNRDLVMAFGLFTMMVIANLCNWSVGSFLMGQLGRLIRIPKDVMLPVILTVSLTAAYVQDGGYVGLLSACVFAVIGYVLRRLEISILPFVIGFLLAPALEGLIRGSFTASGGDPWFLLKSPIALVMLSLSIWLLVRMFRQSRTVS, encoded by the coding sequence TTGGACCTATTGCTGCAATATCTCGTGCTCGGAATCACTTCCGTCTTCACAGCCGCCGATGGCGGCCTGTGGCTCTTGCCTATGGGCATGGTACTGACCGGGGTCGTCATCGGGATACTCGTTGGCGCCACCCCGGGGCTCTCGGGGCCCTTTGCCATGGCCATCGCCCTACCGGTGCTGGTCTCGATCTTCGGCTACGGGAACGAGGCGCTCTATCCGGTGCTGGGCTGTCTTCTGGGGATCATGAAGGGCGCAACTGTAGGCGGCGCGGTGCCAGCGATCCTGTTCAACACCCCCGGCACGCCCGATGCCTTCCTGACCACGGTGGACGGCTATCCGCTGGCGCAAAAAGGACAAGGGCGCCGGGCAATCCAGACGGCGCATTTCGCCTCCGTCGTTGGGGACAACTTTTCCGACCTCGTGCTTTTTATCGCCGCCCCTGTCCTGGCGGTGGCAGTTGAGCGGGTGCTGGACCTGCCCGAGAAATCCGCCCTCATCATCCTATCGCTCTGCTTCATGGCGGCCGTGGTCGGCAAGGCCCCCCTGAAAGGCTTGATCGGCGGCCTTCTGGGGATGTTCGTTTCACTCGTGGGGACAACGATGTCGGGCGACGGGCCGCGCATGACGCTTGGCATCCCCGAGCTGGGCGGCGGTCTGCCGCTGACCTCCTGCGTACTGGGCGTGCTGGTACTGTCCGAAGTACTGATTGCGGTCGAAGACATGTGCCGCGATAGGGCGGCGGCTAAGGGGCCGGTCTCCGCTCCCGAAATGGGGCCGCGGCTGAGCTGGGGCGAGCGTTGGCGGATGATGCCGGCGATCTTGCGCGGCGCCGGAATCGGCACGATGATCGGCGCGCTGCCGGGGATCGGCACCACCACCGCTGCGACCCTGTCGCATGACACCGCACGGCGCCGCTCGAAATCGCCCGACTCCTTCGGCAAAGGCGCGATCGAGGGCGTGGTGGCGACGGAATCGGCTAACTCGGCCGTTTCCGGCGCAAACCTCATTCCGGTAATGAGCCTTGGCATTCCTGGCAATTTCGCCGCTGTCTTCATCATCCTTGCGGTGGAGACCATCGGCGATTTCGCCTTCGGGCCGCAGGTTTTCCGCTTCACCCCGATCAAGGAGATCGAGGGGTTCGACACGATCATGAACCGCGACTTGGTCATGGCCTTCGGCCTCTTTACGATGATGGTGATCGCCAACCTCTGCAACTGGAGCGTCGGCAGTTTCCTGATGGGCCAGTTGGGCCGTCTTATTCGGATTCCGAAGGACGTGATGTTACCGGTGATCCTGACCGTCTCGCTCACCGCGGCCTATGTGCAGGACGGCGGCTATGTTGGCCTGCTGAGCGCCTGTGTCTTTGCCGTGATCGGCTACGTGCTGCGGCGCCTGGAAATCTCGATCCTGCCCTTTGTCATCGGTTTCTTGCTGGCGCCGGCGCTCGAGGGGCTGATCCGCGGCAGTTTCACCGCCTCGGGCGGCGATCCCTGGTTTCTACTGAAATCGCCCATCGCGCTTGTGATGTTGTCACTGTCAATTTGGTTGCTGGTGCGGATGTTCCGCCAAAGCCGCACGGTGAGCTAA
- a CDS encoding tripartite tricarboxylate transporter substrate binding protein, with the protein MKRILTTTAATALLAAGPALAEWNPDGPIRLWIGYGAGGGTDVQGRTLAKEIEAKRGWQVIPENKAGDDGTVMSAQLKGEAPDGQTLGFAITTTYDFAPMNSDNLSPEDFTYITTTAGSQMAVLARAESGWKTLDDLKAAAANEPIVWANWGTQVEAGAEIVARALGIDVNHLRMKGGRGTLNALVSMDANVAWGGGVQKPLVEAGELVILSSAETGPVALAPEMPTLMDQGIDLNLGYQYIITGPAGMPDEIRDEIGSVIAEILADPESETRQFIEKQYPPAPIVTQGAELREQILSTYEANVSMMKALAE; encoded by the coding sequence ATGAAACGTATTCTGACGACCACCGCCGCTACCGCCCTGCTGGCCGCCGGGCCCGCGCTGGCCGAATGGAACCCTGACGGCCCGATCCGCCTGTGGATCGGCTATGGAGCCGGCGGCGGGACCGACGTGCAGGGCCGGACCCTTGCGAAGGAGATCGAGGCCAAGCGTGGCTGGCAGGTGATCCCCGAAAACAAAGCGGGTGACGACGGCACCGTGATGTCGGCGCAGCTCAAGGGAGAGGCACCCGACGGTCAGACCTTGGGCTTTGCGATCACCACGACCTATGATTTCGCGCCGATGAACAGCGATAACCTGTCGCCCGAGGATTTCACCTATATCACCACAACCGCAGGCTCGCAGATGGCCGTGCTGGCGCGCGCCGAAAGTGGCTGGAAGACGCTCGACGATCTCAAAGCCGCTGCCGCCAATGAACCCATCGTCTGGGCCAACTGGGGCACGCAGGTCGAGGCCGGAGCCGAAATCGTTGCCCGCGCGCTCGGGATCGACGTGAACCACCTGCGCATGAAGGGTGGTCGAGGCACGCTCAATGCGCTGGTGTCGATGGACGCCAACGTCGCCTGGGGTGGCGGTGTGCAGAAACCGCTGGTTGAGGCGGGCGAACTTGTGATCCTCTCCTCCGCCGAGACCGGTCCGGTGGCTCTTGCTCCAGAAATGCCGACGCTGATGGATCAGGGCATCGACCTGAACCTCGGCTACCAGTATATCATTACCGGCCCCGCGGGCATGCCTGACGAGATCCGCGACGAGATCGGCAGCGTAATCGCCGAGATCCTCGCCGACCCCGAGAGCGAGACACGCCAGTTCATCGAAAAGCAGTACCCACCTGCACCGATCGTGACGCAGGGCGCGGAGCTGCGCGAGCAGATCCTCTCGACCTATGAGGCCAACGTTTCAATGATGAAGGCACTGGCCGAATGA
- a CDS encoding gamma-glutamyltransferase: MSEEWAVATGHPIATGAAERVLRAGGNAVDAGVAAGIALAVVQPDLVSFAGVAPVILYDAAREHVTSYDGVGVWPQAADVVQMQRDHGDHVPEGLLRTVVPAAPASWIKVLATHGTLGFGDVAQEAVQAARDGFEVYPLLADFIASRKEKYARFPSTAAIFLPDGRPSKVGELFVQTDLANTLQLLIDAESAARAEGGDRREGLAAARAAFYTGPIAQKIVAFHAENGGLLRAEDLASYEVREEPTFAVEFRGTQIHCCGAWCQGISMAQTLVMLEQAGPDATRDGEKINLHFLLEVLKRVFADREAHVTDPRYMQIAPEALLDPAFIADRLRSIQENSDPLPAPAAPALAASGERPVFEVGCADTSHVSVIDGAGNIFSATPSDPSYDTVVIPGTGLSVSSRGSQSRAIPGHLNALAPGKRPRLTPNPILGLKDGKPWLAMGTPGGDVQIQAMAQVLLGMLDLGQPAHVAVEAPRVASYAYPGSFAPHDVHPNKVLYEADLPLEQAKELRARGHDLEEWPARTWMAGGICIALRGGSGVDAVADPRRAGTAKIGAKP; this comes from the coding sequence ATGAGCGAAGAATGGGCAGTGGCCACCGGACATCCCATCGCGACCGGGGCCGCGGAGCGGGTGCTGCGCGCAGGCGGCAACGCCGTGGATGCCGGGGTGGCCGCCGGGATAGCGCTGGCCGTTGTGCAGCCCGATCTGGTGTCCTTTGCTGGGGTCGCACCGGTGATCCTTTATGACGCGGCGCGCGAGCATGTAACCAGCTACGACGGTGTTGGGGTCTGGCCGCAGGCCGCTGACGTGGTGCAGATGCAGCGCGATCACGGTGACCACGTGCCCGAGGGCCTGCTGCGCACCGTCGTCCCCGCCGCTCCGGCAAGCTGGATCAAGGTTCTGGCGACCCACGGCACCCTCGGTTTCGGCGATGTCGCCCAAGAGGCCGTGCAGGCCGCGCGCGACGGTTTCGAGGTCTATCCCCTGCTGGCCGATTTTATCGCCTCGCGGAAGGAGAAATACGCGCGCTTTCCGTCCACTGCGGCGATCTTCCTGCCCGATGGCCGCCCGTCGAAGGTCGGAGAGCTTTTCGTCCAGACCGACCTTGCGAACACCCTGCAACTGCTGATCGACGCCGAAAGCGCCGCCCGTGCCGAAGGAGGTGATCGGCGCGAAGGCCTGGCCGCCGCCCGCGCGGCTTTCTACACTGGCCCGATCGCGCAAAAGATCGTTGCCTTTCACGCCGAGAACGGCGGCCTACTGCGGGCCGAGGACCTCGCCTCCTACGAGGTCCGCGAGGAGCCGACCTTCGCCGTGGAATTCCGGGGCACGCAAATCCACTGCTGCGGTGCGTGGTGCCAGGGCATCTCAATGGCGCAGACGCTTGTCATGCTTGAGCAGGCTGGCCCTGACGCCACCCGCGACGGAGAGAAGATTAACCTGCATTTCCTGCTCGAAGTGCTGAAGCGCGTGTTCGCCGACCGCGAAGCGCATGTCACCGACCCCCGCTACATGCAGATCGCCCCCGAGGCACTGCTGGACCCCGCCTTCATCGCGGACCGGCTGCGCAGCATTCAGGAGAACTCCGATCCGCTCCCCGCCCCCGCGGCCCCGGCTCTTGCGGCTTCGGGCGAACGCCCGGTGTTCGAGGTGGGCTGCGCCGATACATCCCACGTCAGCGTCATCGACGGCGCCGGCAACATCTTCTCCGCCACCCCGAGCGATCCAAGCTACGACACTGTGGTGATCCCCGGCACCGGGCTGTCGGTTTCCTCGCGCGGGTCGCAGAGCCGTGCGATCCCCGGTCACCTAAATGCGCTCGCTCCGGGCAAGCGGCCGCGGCTCACACCGAACCCTATTCTGGGGCTGAAGGATGGCAAACCTTGGCTCGCCATGGGCACGCCCGGCGGTGATGTCCAGATCCAAGCTATGGCGCAGGTGTTGCTAGGCATGCTGGACCTCGGGCAGCCCGCGCACGTGGCGGTCGAGGCGCCCCGCGTGGCTTCCTATGCCTATCCCGGCAGCTTCGCGCCACATGACGTCCATCCCAACAAGGTGCTGTACGAAGCCGATCTGCCACTGGAGCAGGCCAAGGAATTACGCGCACGCGGACATGACCTTGAAGAATGGCCCGCCCGAACCTGGATGGCGGGCGGGATCTGTATCGCCCTGCGCGGCGGGTCTGGCGTGGACGCCGTCGCCGACCCGCGGCGCGCGGGCACGGCCAAGATCGGAGCGAAACCATGA